Proteins from one Bufo gargarizans isolate SCDJY-AF-19 chromosome 8, ASM1485885v1, whole genome shotgun sequence genomic window:
- the PPP4C gene encoding serine/threonine-protein phosphatase 4 catalytic subunit, producing MTEISDLDRQIEQLRRCELIKESEVKALCAKAREILVEESNVQRVDSPVTVCGDIHGQFYDLKELFRVGGDVPETNYLFMGDFVDRGFYSVETFLLLLALKVRYPDRITLIRGNHESRQITQVYGFYDECLRKYGSVTVWRYCTEIFDYLSLSAIIDGKIFCVHGGLSPSIQTLDQIRTIDRKQEVPHDGPMCDLLWSDPEDTTGWGVSPRGAGYLFGSDVVAQFNAANNIDMICRAHQLVMEGYKWHFNETVLTVWSAPNYCYRCGNVAAILELDEHLQKEFIIFEAAPQETRGIPSKKPVADYFL from the exons ATGACTGAAATCAGTGACCTGGACCGGCAGATTGAGCAGCTGAGACGCTGTGAGCTCATCAAGGAGAGCGAAGTCAAAGCCCTTTGTGCCAAGGCCCG GGAGATTCTGGTTGAAGAGAGCAATGTCCAGAGGGTGGACTCCCCCGTCACG GTCTGCGGAGACATCCATGGACAGTTCTACGACCTGAAGGAGCTGTTCAGG GTTGGGGGTGATGTCCCAGAAACAAACTACCTGTTCATGGGAGACTTTGTGGACCGCGGCTTTTACAGTGTCGAaacattcctcctcctcctcgcatTAAAG GTCCGCTACCCCGACAGGATCACGCTTATCCGTGGGAACCATGAAAGCCGACAGATCACACAAGTCTATGGTTTCTACGACGAGTGTCTGCGCAAATACGGCTCGGTGACGGTATGGCGGTACTGCACGGAAATCTTCGACTATCTCAGCCTGTCTGCCATTATCGATGGAAAG ATCTTCTGTGTGCACGGTGGACTCTCGCCATCAATCCAGACCCTGGACCAGATACGGACCATCGACCGCAAACAGGAAGTCCCTCACGACGGCCCCATGTGCGACCTGCTCTGGTCTGATCCAGAAG ATACCACCGGGTGGGGGGTGAGCCCTCGCGGAGCCGGGTACCTTTTTGGGAGCGATGTCGTAGCACAGTTCAACGCCGCAAATAACATCGACATGATCTGCCGCGCGCACCAGCTGGTCATGGAAGGGTATAAGTGGCATTTCAACGAGACGGTCCTGACGGTATGGTCTGCGCCAAACTACTGTTATAG ATGTGGAAACGTTGCCGCCATTCTCGAGCTGGATGAGCATCTCCAGAAGGAATTCATCATTTTTGAAGCCGCCCCGCAAGAGACCAGAGGCATTCCCTCCAAGAAACCGGTCGCCGACTACTTCCTGTGA
- the LOC122944585 gene encoding T-box transcription factor TBX6-like, which produces MYHSDLFQQYGPSYAVRPPHALPPTYPATSGHHEHYRYQELEVPPGQRYDGLFTALDTSQRILGAAPLTPLSLPPGPALGFGQPQSPCEAPQLPGNVKMTLENRDLWKQFHAIGTEMIITKSGRRMFPQCKVSITGLEPDGKYVLLADIVPVDNSRYKWQEDHWEPSGRAEPRLPERVYIHPDSPAPGSHWMKQPISFHKIKLTNNTLDQMGHIILHSMHRYQPRFHIVRAQDVFSRRWGGCSSFTFPETLFLTVTAYQNEKITQLKIQTNPFAKGFRENGLKNKRDRSVRVKRKLPSAEQEEEEGTYPPAECKRPLYSGPCDSTLDIGGGLALPLPSPDCSFHPITPPNPTSPSTEANDPSPLPITANQEQAANLEMSGQTTDTFLRPESQAYPDIPAGQDGSMYTGQTESSSAGVSRPPNLQRFPATFHAAQEPPHLYSSQSEYRLYRQDMTCIGDYGPSSCAIPPPGREEEGGIRGYPKNSDLRFQHFLPNSGTKPGLQFSGPQIQRLYSGGGWM; this is translated from the exons AACTTGAGGTCCCCCCCGGTCAGCGATACGATGGCCTCTTTACAGCGCTGGATACTTCCCAAAGGATCCTGGGAGCGGCACCGCTCACACCCCTCTCCCTGCCCCCGGGTCCAGCTTTGGGGTTTGGTCAACCCCAGTCCCCTTGTGAGGCGCCCCAACTTCCTGGGAATGTGAAGATGACCCTGGAAAACCGAGATCTCTGGAAACAGTTCCACGCCATCGGAACCGAGATGATTATTACAAAGTCCGGAAG GAGAATGTTTCCTCAGTGTAAGGTCAGCATCACCGGCCTAGAGCCGGACGGTAAATATGTCCTCCTCGCTGACATAGTCCCGGTGGACAACTCCCGATACAAGTGGCAGGAAGATCACTGGGAGCCGAGCGGAAGAGCAGAGCCGAGGTTACCCGAGAGAGTCTACATACACCCCGATTCTCCAGCGCCCGGGTCCCACTGGATGAAGCAGCCCATCTCCTTCCACAAGATCAAGCTGACCAACAATACACTGGACCAGATGGGTCAT ATTATCCTGCACTCCATGCACCGCTATCAGCCCCGCTTCCATATTGTCCGAGCCCAGGATGTCTTCAGCCGCCGGTGGGGTGGGTGCTCTTCCTTCACCTTCCCAGAGACCTTGTTCCTGACTGTCACAGCATACCAGAATGAGAAG ATAACGCAGTTAAAGATTCAGACAAACCCGTTTGCAAAAGGTTTCCGGGAGAATGGACTTAAGAATAAGAG GGATCGGTCGGTTCGAGTGAAGCGGAAACTGCCGAGtgcagagcaggaggaggaggaggggacgtATCCGCCAG CCGAGTGTAAGAGGCCTCTGTATTCGGGACCCTGTGACTCCACCCTGGATATCGGAGGGGGTCTCGCTCTGCCGCTCCCCAGTCCGGACTGTTCTTTTCATCCCATTACTCCGCCAAATCCAACATCTCCATCGACCGAGgcaaatgacccctcccccctcccgaTCACAGCCAATCAGGAGCAAGCAGCGAACCTAGAGATGAGCGGCCAGACCACTGACACCTTCCTGCGGCCAGAGAGTCAGGCCTACCCCGACATACCCGCCGGCCAAGATGGCAGCATGTACACAGG CCAAACTGAATCATCGTCAGCGGGGGTCAGCCGCCCACCCAACCTCCAGCGCTTCCCCGCCACGTTCCACGCAGCTCAGGAGCCACCTCATCtctacagcagccaatcagagtaCAGGCTTTACAGGCAGGACATGACCTGCATCGGGGATTATGGCCCCTCCTCCTGCGCCATCCCCCCTCCAGGCCGAGAAGAGGAGGGGGGCATCAGAGGTTACCCAAAGAACTCCGACCTCCGATTCCAGCATTTCCTCCCCAATTCGGGGACTAAGCCAGGACTGCAGTTCTCCGGTCCGCAGATTCAGCGCCTGTATTCCGGGGGAGGATGGATGTGA